A section of the Aquificaceae bacterium genome encodes:
- a CDS encoding DsrE family protein: protein MDRRGFFRWLSLLASVPLINRVGQASPQRLDMSQVKREAEVGVIYHCDFPQEDRFRTMLRNIGNHLSVYDFNPMKIKIVVVAHGPGVKFFMKDLSGSPWEKETIKIQELYEEEKSLSMYGVEYLICNITLQRLKLDASKLHEFTKIVPSGVGIVGHLQAVERFAYIKVQ from the coding sequence ATGGACAGAAGGGGCTTTTTCAGATGGTTATCCTTGCTTGCTTCCGTGCCTTTAATTAACAGAGTAGGACAGGCAAGCCCGCAGAGGCTTGACATGTCTCAGGTAAAAAGGGAGGCAGAGGTTGGAGTTATCTACCACTGCGACTTTCCTCAGGAGGACAGGTTCAGGACCATGCTCAGAAATATAGGCAACCACCTTTCTGTCTATGACTTTAACCCTATGAAAATAAAAATCGTGGTGGTAGCTCACGGACCTGGAGTGAAGTTCTTTATGAAGGACCTGTCGGGCAGTCCATGGGAAAAGGAAACCATAAAGATTCAGGAGCTTTACGAAGAGGAAAAATCCCTCTCCATGTATGGTGTAGAGTATCTCATATGCAACATAACCCTTCAGAGGCTTAAGCTGGATGCCAGCAAACTACATGAATTTACGAAGATAGTGCCATCAGGTGTCGGCATAGTAGGACACCTTCAGGCTGTTGAAAGATTTGCTTACATAAAGGTGCAGTAG
- a CDS encoding NifU family protein: MAMPTWEEVEAVLDEIRPALRFDGGDVELVDIKEDGTVLVRMVGACSGCGMSVLTLKAGIERALRNKFPDIKEVKDVNMDIPMTFGF; the protein is encoded by the coding sequence ATGGCAATGCCCACATGGGAAGAGGTTGAAGCGGTTCTTGATGAGATAAGGCCAGCCCTCAGGTTTGATGGGGGTGATGTGGAGCTGGTGGACATAAAGGAGGATGGCACTGTGCTTGTGAGAATGGTGGGGGCCTGCTCAGGCTGTGGCATGTCCGTGCTTACGCTCAAGGCAGGCATAGAGAGGGCTCTCAGGAATAAATTTCCTGACATAAAAGAGGTCAAGGATGTGAACATGGACATCCCCATGACCTTCGGCTTTTAG
- the rimM gene encoding ribosome maturation factor RimM (Essential for efficient processing of 16S rRNA), whose translation MIGKVLDTYGLKGELKVQTYLERRHWSKIKRVFLKRKGGEYVPFSVEYTKPHGKDQLILKFEGFNAIEQVEAFRGAKIFLPEEELPKKKRGEYYYFELEGLEVLTESGKQVGRVSGIIEQKPYDLLEVDGGRLYIPFVEALVKDVRLKEGKVIVKDILAEL comes from the coding sequence GTGATAGGAAAGGTGCTTGACACGTACGGTCTGAAAGGAGAGCTAAAGGTGCAGACTTATCTGGAAAGAAGGCACTGGTCAAAAATAAAAAGGGTTTTTCTCAAGCGTAAGGGAGGTGAGTATGTGCCCTTTTCCGTGGAATACACAAAGCCCCACGGCAAGGACCAGCTTATTCTGAAGTTTGAAGGCTTTAATGCTATTGAGCAGGTGGAGGCCTTCAGGGGGGCAAAGATTTTTCTTCCAGAGGAGGAGCTTCCCAAAAAGAAGAGGGGAGAATACTATTACTTTGAGCTTGAGGGGCTGGAGGTTCTTACAGAAAGTGGGAAGCAGGTGGGAAGGGTTTCGGGCATCATTGAACAGAAGCCTTACGACCTTCTGGAGGTGGACGGAGGAAGGCTTTACATACCTTTCGTGGAGGCGCTTGTGAAAGATGTAAGGTTAAAGGAGGGGAAGGTCATAGTAAAGGATATACTGGCTGAGCTCTAA
- the lpdA gene encoding dihydrolipoyl dehydrogenase — translation MYDLVIVGAGSGGYEGALYAHRRGMKVALVELSPETVGGNCLNRGCIPSKYMRHGAYMLDKFHRLPEYGIFLKGYELSMQELKKGRDRVVVTIRENFKKFAEHLKIPIFYGRGVLKNSHTVVVEPEGIELRGRYILLATGSSTSSLGNLVPDGRYVYDTDQIWSLEEFPRKILIVGGGAVGVEFAYIFRMYGSEVLLLELKDRLLPSADIPEESSRYLARKLKRLGVEIKLKATVESWEPSEGGIRAVLSDGSEVSADLILLGVGRKPNTESIGLEEVGIQKDSKGFIKVNQFCQTSIPNIYACGDITSPLMLAHKSMYEAKVAISHMLGEEDMVRDERIVPKIIYSAYEIASVGLTEDQAEEGGHEVRVGVVSFVSNPKAMDDGENEGFVRLVVDEDGRLLGCHILGPHAGELLHQVVHLMKADLRVDFLSKSMYSHPSLSEVIGQAGMEVHFGPITWARRH, via the coding sequence ATGTATGACCTTGTTATAGTGGGCGCAGGCAGCGGTGGATACGAGGGGGCACTGTATGCCCACAGAAGGGGTATGAAGGTTGCCCTTGTGGAGCTGAGCCCAGAGACAGTGGGAGGGAACTGCCTCAACAGGGGCTGTATACCCTCAAAGTATATGAGGCATGGAGCCTACATGCTTGATAAGTTTCACAGGCTTCCAGAATATGGCATATTCCTAAAGGGATACGAGCTCAGTATGCAGGAACTCAAAAAGGGCAGGGACAGGGTGGTGGTCACCATAAGGGAAAACTTCAAAAAGTTTGCAGAGCATCTCAAAATTCCCATCTTCTATGGAAGGGGAGTTCTCAAGAACAGCCATACGGTGGTGGTGGAGCCAGAGGGCATTGAACTCAGAGGGAGATACATCCTGCTGGCAACGGGCTCTTCTACTTCCTCCCTGGGAAACCTTGTGCCCGATGGAAGGTATGTCTACGACACAGACCAGATATGGTCCCTTGAGGAATTTCCCAGGAAAATCCTGATAGTGGGCGGTGGTGCAGTGGGTGTGGAGTTTGCCTACATATTCAGGATGTATGGCTCTGAGGTGCTTCTGTTGGAACTGAAAGACAGGCTTCTTCCATCTGCGGATATTCCCGAGGAATCCTCCAGATACCTCGCAAGGAAGCTAAAAAGGCTTGGGGTGGAGATAAAGCTGAAAGCTACAGTTGAGAGCTGGGAGCCTTCGGAGGGTGGTATCAGGGCTGTTCTTTCCGATGGTTCAGAAGTGAGTGCAGACCTTATCCTCCTGGGGGTGGGCAGGAAGCCAAACACGGAAAGTATCGGACTTGAAGAGGTGGGTATTCAGAAAGACAGCAAAGGCTTTATAAAGGTAAACCAGTTCTGTCAGACGAGCATCCCCAACATATACGCCTGCGGAGACATAACCTCACCCCTCATGCTTGCCCACAAGTCCATGTATGAGGCAAAGGTAGCCATAAGCCACATGCTGGGGGAGGAGGACATGGTCAGGGATGAAAGGATTGTTCCAAAGATAATATACTCCGCCTACGAGATTGCCAGCGTGGGGCTCACAGAAGACCAGGCGGAGGAAGGGGGGCACGAGGTAAGGGTTGGCGTTGTCTCCTTTGTGTCAAACCCAAAGGCTATGGATGACGGGGAGAACGAGGGTTTTGTAAGGCTTGTGGTGGATGAAGATGGACGCTTGCTGGGATGTCATATACTTGGTCCTCATGCGGGTGAGCTTCTCCATCAGGTTGTTCACCTCATGAAGGCAGACCTAAGGGTGGACTTCCTTTCCAAGTCCATGTATTCCCACCCATCCCTTTCAGAGGTCATAGGTCAGGCAGGTATGGAGGTGCATTTTGGTCCCATAACATGGGCAAGGAGGCATTAG
- a CDS encoding superoxide dismutase, whose translation MPVHKVQPKDHLKPANLNGISNEQIEPHFEAHYKGYVAKYNEIQEKLADLSFSDRSKANQNYSEFRELKVEETFNYMGVVLHELYFGHLGAKGQPSEALKKKVEEDFGSWDACIQEIKATGIAFRGWALLGLDIFSGRLVINGLDAHNVYNYTGLIPIIILDTYEHAYYVDQKNKRPPYIDAFLQNLNWEVINERFEKAMKAYEALRDFVK comes from the coding sequence ATGCCAGTGCATAAGGTGCAGCCCAAAGACCATCTCAAACCAGCAAACCTCAACGGAATTTCCAACGAGCAGATAGAGCCACACTTTGAAGCCCACTACAAAGGCTATGTGGCAAAATACAACGAAATTCAGGAAAAGCTGGCAGATCTGAGCTTTTCAGACAGAAGCAAGGCAAACCAGAATTACTCTGAATTCAGAGAGCTCAAAGTGGAGGAAACCTTCAACTACATGGGAGTTGTGCTTCATGAGCTCTACTTCGGTCATCTTGGTGCAAAAGGACAGCCATCAGAAGCCCTCAAGAAGAAGGTAGAGGAGGACTTTGGTTCATGGGATGCCTGTATTCAGGAGATAAAGGCAACGGGCATAGCTTTCAGGGGATGGGCTCTTCTTGGTCTGGATATATTCTCCGGAAGGCTAGTAATAAATGGCCTTGACGCTCATAACGTTTATAACTACACAGGCCTCATACCTATCATAATTCTTGATACCTACGAGCACGCCTACTACGTGGACCAGAAGAACAAAAGACCCCCTTACATTGATGCTTTTCTTCAGAACCTCAACTGGGAGGTTATCAACGAAAGATTTGAAAAGGCTATGAAGGCCTATGAAGCTCTAAGGGATTTTGTGAAGTAA
- a CDS encoding copper chaperone PCu(A)C: MKKVLSGALTFAVVALAQPKIELKDAWVREVPPTSKMSAAYMVIENKGKEADRLLDASNNASEITELHETAEGKMRRVRAIEVPAGGKVELKPGGLHIMLINLKKPLKEGDTVELTLKFEKSGEVKVQAPVRKGMGGQMHQHRHGY, from the coding sequence ATGAAAAAAGTGCTTTCAGGCGCTCTTACGTTTGCAGTGGTCGCTCTAGCCCAGCCAAAGATTGAGTTAAAGGATGCATGGGTAAGAGAGGTGCCTCCCACCTCCAAGATGTCCGCAGCCTATATGGTGATTGAAAACAAGGGTAAGGAGGCAGACAGACTTCTTGATGCCTCTAACAACGCCTCTGAGATAACTGAGCTTCATGAAACTGCAGAAGGTAAAATGAGAAGGGTAAGGGCTATTGAGGTTCCGGCTGGTGGTAAAGTAGAGCTAAAGCCAGGCGGTCTTCACATAATGCTCATAAACCTCAAAAAGCCACTGAAGGAGGGCGACACGGTAGAGCTCACTCTCAAGTTTGAAAAATCCGGTGAAGTGAAGGTGCAGGCACCTGTAAGGAAAGGAATGGGGGGTCAAATGCACCAGCACAGGCATGGATACTGA